One window from the genome of Aricia agestis chromosome 6, ilAriAges1.1, whole genome shotgun sequence encodes:
- the LOC121728267 gene encoding stabilizer of axonemal microtubules 1: MPECITCPGALPFEPPSPCRERTKRCCSRCCKKKKILNPCYKQPKIPESFAPRRCYARPTAPVECCTTYKMSYLPGCADRGAPVRPEPNIVPSAAPMDCATVHKLSYLPNPACLTRPIKPCHHDLLGRGPMAAITTQRHDYVPKAVAPRRSRRPPHKRMECCEPVESCTVNRMSYLPPERCDVAKSFAPKRCYERPVAKMDDCTTHKLSYIPNPVLPKEPLPWASKGCYQPPCYPIEANTVYKMSYLETGGCCRREPIRPSAALLPVYTPLDSNTIYRNSYLGTRAEVPTPVRPLHNLVRSCEPMAGDTVHKLSYLPVCGCPRQPIRPCDHRLGGCGPMQALTTQKHDYTPKPPALRQPYCPKPAKMESAPFESCTVNRLSYLAPGRVPVPASFAPARYYEKPAAAMENCTTQKLSYQPVCPPAPQTPPWARKPAYQPPCTRLDDTTIYRASFLPPGEDCSHYTDPCAQGDCPPCCCPPTPTLSDCACDYPRAECCT, translated from the exons atgCCTGA GTGTATTACCTGCCCCGGCGCGCTTCCATTCGAGCCGCCATCGCCATGTCGAGAAAGAACCAAACGCTGCTGCTCCAGATGCTGCAAGAAGAAGAAGATTCTCAACCCT TGCTACAAGCAGCCGAAGATCCCCGAATCCTTCGCCCCTCGGCGGTGCTATGCGCGGCCCACAGCGCCCGTGGAGTGTTGCACCACGTACAAGATGTCGTACCTGCCGGGGTGCGCGGACCGCGGGGCTCCGGTCCGCCCCGAACCCAATATAGTGCCCAGCGCCGCGCCGATGGACTGCGCTACTGTGCATAAG CTGTCCTACCTCCCGAACCCCGCGTGCCTCACTCGGCCGATCAAGCCGTGCCACCACGACCTGCTGGGCCGCGGGCCGATGGCCGCCATCACGACGCAGCGTCACGACTACGTGCCCAAGGCGgtcgcgccgcgccgcagcCGCCGACCGCCGCATAAGAGGATGGAGTGCTGCGAACCTGTTGAGA GTTGCACTGTAAATCGTATGTCGTATTTGCCCCCCGAGCGGTGCGACGTGGCCAAGTCCTTCGCACCGAAGCGCTGCTACGAGCGACCAGTAGCCAAGATGGACGACTGCACTACACACAAGCTGAGCTATATACCTAACCCG GTTCTACCCAAAGAGCCGCTCCCCTGGGCGAGCAAAGGTTGCTACCAGCCGCCCTGCTACCCCATAGAAGCTAACACCGTGTACAAGATGAG TTACTTGGAGACCGGGGGCTGCTGCCGTCGCGAGCCGATCCGGCCGAGCGCCGCCCTCCTGCCAGTCTACACACCCCTCGACTCCAACACCATATACAGAAACAG CTACCTGGGCACTCGGGCGGAGGTGCCGACGCCGGTGCGGCCGCTACACAACCTCGTCCGCTCCTGCGAGCCCATGGCTGGGGACACCGTGCATAAG CTCTCCTATCTACCGGTATGTGGCTGCCCGCGTCAGCCGATCAGGCCGTGCGACCACCGCCTAGGCGGCTGCGGCCCCATGCAAGCCCTCACCACACAGAAACACGACTACACGCCCAAGCCGCCCGCCCTGCGTCAGCCATACTGCCCCAAGCCTGCCAAGATGGAGAGCGCGCCGTTTGAGA GTTGCACGGTGAACCGACTGTCGTACTTGGCGCCGGGCCGCGTGCCCGTGCCCGCCTCCTTCGCGCCCGCTAGATACTACGAGAAACCCGCAG CGGCGATGGAGAACTGCACGACACAGAAGCTGTCCTACCAGCCGGTGTGTCCGCCCGCGCCGCAGACCCCGCCCTGGGCGCGGAAGCCCGCCTACCAGCCGCCCTGCACCAGG CTGGACGACACGACGATCTACCGCGCGTCTTTCCTGCCGCCGGGCGAGGACTGCTCGCACTACACGGACCCCTGCGCACAGGGAGACTGTCCGC
- the LOC121728268 gene encoding uridine phosphorylase 1-like isoform X1 — MATKYTALYNFTEMKANSKSIYNGVEPMTCNCDYILPTAAGWQSHYDNCRPHWEMTNGKPCPKNEDRTIRLQNPHLAALECDVLYHLGLDTKNYDLPAMFGDVKFVCMGGTKLRMRELARYLGEVLQTPTDLVNITKHSHRYAMYKVGPVLCVNHGIGIPSLTIVLEEVIKLLHYARARDPVIIRVGTSGGLGIPAGSVVISAGAFNGTLEQVYDIPVMGKVRKLPAVFDRRLNQELQSLVPDDAEYRTFCGITMAANEFYRGQARLDGPFCDYTAADKMAFLSRLVSLGVRNIEMEATAFAAITHEAGMRATDVCVTYLDRLKGDQVTPSAETLASWQKRPMEVIGKYIKKYCELKLKK, encoded by the exons ATGGCGACAAAATACACCGCGCTCTACAATTTCACAGAAATGAAGGCGAATTCAAAGAGCATTTACAATGGAGTAGAGC CAATGACGTGTAACTGTGACTACATTCTGCCGACGGCGGCGGGCTGGCAGTCGCACTACGACAACTGCAGACCTCACTGGGAGATGACCAATGGAAAACCTTGTCCAAA GAACGAAGACAGAACAATTCGTCTGCAAAATCCACATCTTGCGGCATTGGAGTGTGACGTTCTGTACCACTTGGGTCTGGACACGAAGAATTACGACCTACCCGCCATGTTCGGAGATGTTAAA TTTGTATGCATGGGCGGCACCAAGCTGCGTATGCGCGAGCTGGCGCGGTACCTGGGTGAGGTGCTGCAGACACCCACGGACCTGGTGAATATCACCAAGCACTCACATCGGTACGCCATGTACAAAGTCGGCCCCGTGCTGTGTGTCAAT CATGGCATCGGTATCCCTTCCCTCACCATAGTCCTGGAGGAGGTGATCAAGTTGCTCCACTACGCGCGCGCCCGGGACCCCGTCATCATCAGAGTGGGGACGTCCGGCGGGCTGGGGATCCCTGCTGGCAGTGTGGTCATATCAGCCGGGGCGTTCAATGGGACGTTGGAACAAGTTTATGACATT CCAGTAATGGGTAAGGTGAGGAAGCTGCCGGCGGTGTTCGATCGGCGCCTGAACCAGGAACTGCAGTCGCTGGTCCCTGACGACGCCGAGTACCGCACCTTCTGCGGCATCACCATGGCTGCTAACGAGTTCTATAGAG GTCAAGCGCGCCTCGACGGGCCATTCTGCGACTACACCGCCGCCGACAAGATGGCGTTCCTGTCGCGGCTGGTGTCGCTTGGCGTGCGGAACATAGAGATGGAGGCGACAGCCTTCGCCGCCATCACGCACGAGGCCGGCATGAGGGCTACCGACGTGTGTGTCACGTACCTGGACAGACTGAAGGGAGATCag GTAACACCGAGCGCTGAAACTCTCGCGTCGTGGCAGAAACGACCCATGGAGGTGATCGGGAAATATATCAAGAAATACTGTGAATTGAAACtgaagaaataa
- the LOC121728268 gene encoding uridine phosphorylase 1-like isoform X2 — protein sequence MTCNCDYILPTAAGWQSHYDNCRPHWEMTNGKPCPKNEDRTIRLQNPHLAALECDVLYHLGLDTKNYDLPAMFGDVKFVCMGGTKLRMRELARYLGEVLQTPTDLVNITKHSHRYAMYKVGPVLCVNHGIGIPSLTIVLEEVIKLLHYARARDPVIIRVGTSGGLGIPAGSVVISAGAFNGTLEQVYDIPVMGKVRKLPAVFDRRLNQELQSLVPDDAEYRTFCGITMAANEFYRGQARLDGPFCDYTAADKMAFLSRLVSLGVRNIEMEATAFAAITHEAGMRATDVCVTYLDRLKGDQVTPSAETLASWQKRPMEVIGKYIKKYCELKLKK from the exons ATGACGTGTAACTGTGACTACATTCTGCCGACGGCGGCGGGCTGGCAGTCGCACTACGACAACTGCAGACCTCACTGGGAGATGACCAATGGAAAACCTTGTCCAAA GAACGAAGACAGAACAATTCGTCTGCAAAATCCACATCTTGCGGCATTGGAGTGTGACGTTCTGTACCACTTGGGTCTGGACACGAAGAATTACGACCTACCCGCCATGTTCGGAGATGTTAAA TTTGTATGCATGGGCGGCACCAAGCTGCGTATGCGCGAGCTGGCGCGGTACCTGGGTGAGGTGCTGCAGACACCCACGGACCTGGTGAATATCACCAAGCACTCACATCGGTACGCCATGTACAAAGTCGGCCCCGTGCTGTGTGTCAAT CATGGCATCGGTATCCCTTCCCTCACCATAGTCCTGGAGGAGGTGATCAAGTTGCTCCACTACGCGCGCGCCCGGGACCCCGTCATCATCAGAGTGGGGACGTCCGGCGGGCTGGGGATCCCTGCTGGCAGTGTGGTCATATCAGCCGGGGCGTTCAATGGGACGTTGGAACAAGTTTATGACATT CCAGTAATGGGTAAGGTGAGGAAGCTGCCGGCGGTGTTCGATCGGCGCCTGAACCAGGAACTGCAGTCGCTGGTCCCTGACGACGCCGAGTACCGCACCTTCTGCGGCATCACCATGGCTGCTAACGAGTTCTATAGAG GTCAAGCGCGCCTCGACGGGCCATTCTGCGACTACACCGCCGCCGACAAGATGGCGTTCCTGTCGCGGCTGGTGTCGCTTGGCGTGCGGAACATAGAGATGGAGGCGACAGCCTTCGCCGCCATCACGCACGAGGCCGGCATGAGGGCTACCGACGTGTGTGTCACGTACCTGGACAGACTGAAGGGAGATCag GTAACACCGAGCGCTGAAACTCTCGCGTCGTGGCAGAAACGACCCATGGAGGTGATCGGGAAATATATCAAGAAATACTGTGAATTGAAACtgaagaaataa